Genomic window (Prosthecochloris aestuarii DSM 271):
GGGAGATGAAGTACAGGCTTGTTGTTTTTGATTTTGACGGGACATTGGCCGATAGTGAGGAGAGTATCATGTATGCTATGGAGTGTGTTGCCAGGGATTTTGTCATTGCCGGTGTCGACAGGGCCAGAGTCAAGCAAGGTATCGGTTTGCCGTTACAGCAGGGGCTGGAAATGGCGCTTGGCCTCGATCCTGTGAAGGTGCCTGCTGCAGTCGAGCTGTACAGGCAATATTACAATGATGTTGCTTTTGACAAGACGCGCCTGTTCCCGGGTGTCAAAAAGAGTCTGGAACGGTTGGTACGCAATGGTGTCCTGCTGGCTGTCGCATCGAGCAAAAGTACCCATGGTTTGGAAGCCATGATGCGCTTTCTTGGTCTTTTTGACTTCTTCTCTTTTGTTGCGGGTGCTCAGGATGTTGAGCGCCCCAAGCCGGCTCCCGATATGGTGAAGCTTGCATTGAAGGTTCTCGACGTTCGACCACAGGATTGTCTTGTGGTTGGCGATACCGTCTTTGATATAGAGATGGGGCAGCGTGCGTCTGCCGATACCTGCGCGGTCACCTACGGTCATCATTCAGTCGATGAACTTCGGAGTTTCAACCCCACGTTTATGATCGATTCGTTTGCTCATATCGTATCGATAGCCGATGATGGCGATGGTCACTGCCTGCTTGCTCAAGGGAGCCAATGAGGATGCGGAACGTGAGTCGGCACTTTCCCTGTTTTATCCACTCCTTTCATTGACTATGCTGATCCATTGATCGTGTAGGCTCTGCAGGTTGACATGATTGAATTGGACTTGACTGACTTTATTCCTGCAATTGCCTTCGAAGGGATTCGAATCGGCAATCTTGACGCAACGACAGCCGTAGAGAAAATTGCGCTGTGCGTTGTTAACAAATCTGTAACATATGCTCATTGTCATTGTCATTGGCATGATCTATTGCAGAGCTTATTAGCGGATGAGTCTTTTGTTTCGTGGTTTCTTGTGCTCAAATAATGACGTGAAGTAAGAATGCTGTATCTGTGCGCAGACGTGATTATAAGCCAGGGATTACGTCATTGCGTTATACATAGGTACAAGTATGCGAAGACAGTATTTGTGAAATGATTTGATTTTTATTAATTACCAACAATCAGCAGCTGGAATCCCCGAATGTATAGCTCTGTTGCAGAACGGTTTTCCCCCAAATCTTTCAACCGTTATTTATACAATGTTATTATGGTGATGCAGGACCAGTCGGCTTTAGAGTTCCCCTCGATCGTTATAGGTTCTCAGGAGTGGATGACGTCAAATCTTTCGGTGACTCATTACAGAAATGGCGATCCTCTTGCTCAATCACTCTCTTTCGAAGAGTGGCGAGGTGTGTCGAGCGGAGCAACCTGCTCCTACGAGAAG
Coding sequences:
- a CDS encoding HAD family hydrolase, which translates into the protein MKYRLVVFDFDGTLADSEESIMYAMECVARDFVIAGVDRARVKQGIGLPLQQGLEMALGLDPVKVPAAVELYRQYYNDVAFDKTRLFPGVKKSLERLVRNGVLLAVASSKSTHGLEAMMRFLGLFDFFSFVAGAQDVERPKPAPDMVKLALKVLDVRPQDCLVVGDTVFDIEMGQRASADTCAVTYGHHSVDELRSFNPTFMIDSFAHIVSIADDGDGHCLLAQGSQ